The genome window CGCCCGGCTCGGTGAACTTGACGGCGTTGCTCAGCAGATTGACGAGCACCTGCCGCACCCGGTCCTCGTCGCCCACGTACGAGAACGTGCACCCGTCGCAGCGGTCGTGCACCGCCACGCGCCGGGCGTCGGCCTGCGGCTGCACCAGCGTGAGCGCGGCGCGGATGACCCCGGCCGCGTCGGCCGGCTCGCGCTCCACCGCCATGCGTCCCGCGGACAGCTTGGACAGGTCCAGCACGTCCTCCACCAGCCCCAGCAGGTGGCGGTTGCTCACCCGGATGCGCTCCAGGTAGCCACGCTGCCCCTCCGTAAGCGGCCCGGCGAGCTCCATTTCCAGCAGATCCGCGTAGCCCAGCGAGGCGTTGAGCGGAGTGCGCAACTCGTGGCTCATGTTCGCCAGAAACTCGCTCTTGGCGCGGTTGGCGGCCTCCGCTTCGGCGCGGGCCTCGCGCTCGCGCTCCGCGGCGGCTTCGGCGGCGGCGCGCTCCCCCCGCTCCGCGTCGTACGACCGCGCCCGCTCCAGAGCCTGCGCCGCCATTCCGCCCAGCGTGGCCACGAACGTCTCGATCCCCGGATCAAACTCCTGCGCCCGCGCAAAGCTGAACGAGAGCGCGGCCAGCACACGGCTTCCGGATACGAGGGGGATGCTGATGAACCCCGCCGTCCCCGCCCGGGCGAACTCCGCCGCGGAGCCGGGATACGCGTCCTCCATCCGTGCCGGGCTGCCGAGCAGGACCGGCGTGCGCTGGATGACGGATTCCGACAGGGGCTTGCCGGGGGAGAGCGGCCAGCGCGCCCACTGCGCGGAGGAGCCTTCCGGGTATCCCCGCATGTGCAGAAGCTGAAACGCCTGCCCGTCATCCACCAGCATCCCCAGCGCGCCTGCGTCCGCGCCCAGCGCCTCCATCCCGTGCACCACGCACACCTCCGCCGCCTGCTCGGTGCTGCTCGCCTCGTTGAGCGCCGTGGCGAACGCCTGCAGCCGGCGCGCCCGGTCCGCCGCGCGCTCGGCGTCGCGCAGCAGGCGCGCGTTCTCGATGGCGTTCCCCGCGCGGCGGCCCAGGTCTTCCGCCAGCTCCAGGTCCGCGGCGGTGTAGGCCCGGCCGGACTCGGCGGAGATCAGCGTGATGACGCCCGCCGTCTCCCCGCCGGCGGGAATGGGGACGATGATGAGGGCGGTGAGACCCAGCGCGCGCAGTTCGTCCACGTGCTCCGGCGTGCGGGCGATGCGCGCCAGCAGCTCCTCCCCCACGTGCGGATGGAACTCCGCGCGCCCGGTGCGGAACACGCGCGCGGTGGCGCTCGACGCGTCCGGCGGAAACAGGCGCGTCACCTCCTCCGCCCAGCGCATGCGCTCCGGATCGCGGTGCGCCACCGTGCGCGTGCGCTCGCCCACCGTGCCGATGGAAACGATGCACCACGTGGCCAAGCGCTCCGTCGCCAGCCGCGCCACCGCCCGCAGCGTGGCGTCATAGTCCAGCGACGAGGCCAGCACTTCGCTGGCGTGGGAAAGAAAGGCCAGGCGCGCACGGTCCAGCTCCGCCGCCTCCGCCGCGCGCCGACGTCCGGTCACATCCACCACGGCGGTGGCGGTGGTGAACGGCGCCGTCCCCCGCCGGGAGACGCTCATCTGAACCCACAGGATGCCGCCGTCCGCACGTAGCCAGCGGACCTCCGTTCGATAGTCGTCGCGCACGCCGGCGACCAGGTCCGCGTGCAGCGCACTCTCCGCCGCGCGGTCATCCGGATGGATCCACGCGTCCACCGGTCCGGGCGGAGCCCCGTCGCCCATCCCCAGCAGTTCCGCGGCGGCGCGGTTCAGGTGCAGCGGGCGGCGGTCCGCGCCGGCCACCACGACCCCCACGCCCGCGCCGTCCAGCGCGGCCGCGAGCCCCGCGTCACGGGGAAGCGCGGGGAGGAAATCGTCGTGTACCGGATCGGCGCCAGAGCTGGACATTCGCGGGTGTAACGGGACGATGCACGGGCCGGGGACAGTCTCCGCCGGCCGTTGAAGACGCTCCGCTCAGCAAATCGCACTCCCGCGTGCGCCGGAACGCGGAGCGGGGCCGGAACCCCTGATGGCGTTCCGGCCCCGCTCTGTCCGCTTCCGTGCGTGCTACCAGCCGCGATGCGACATCCGCCGCAGGATGTCGGCCCGGTACTGCGGGGTGTTGCGGGGGGTGCGCTGGCGCGGATTGGGGAGCAGCGCCGCCATCCCCGCCGCCTGCGTCCGCGTAAGCCGCCGGGCGCCCCGGTCGTAGTGCTCGCGCGCGCCCGCATCGATCCCGAACACGCCACCCCTGCCCCACTCCACCTGGTTCAGGTACAGCTCCAGAATGCGGTCCTTGCCCAGGATCAGTTCGGCCGCCGGGGTCAGCGTCAGGTCGTACACCTTGCGGATGGGATTGCGGCAGGCGCAGCCGAACAGGTTCTTCACCAACTGCTGCGTCAGGGTGGATGCGCCGCGGAACCGCGTTCCGCTGCGCGCCTCGCCGGTCGCGCGGGTCATCTCCTCCCAGTCGTAGCCGTGATGCTCCCGGAAGCGGCCATCCTCAGCCGCGATCACCGCGCGCGGCACGTGGCGCGGCAAATCCTTCAGCGCCACGAACGAGCGCCGCTTCTGATACTCGTCCGACGAGAACCACGACTCCACCCGGCGCTGCATCTGCACCCCCGTGGTCGGCGGGTTCACGAAGCGGTAGGCCACCAGCAGCACCACGCAGAACAGGTAGTAGCCCGCGAACGCGATCAGGGCGTACCTGGCGATGCGGAAGCCGATCCCACGCTTCTTCCGCGGCGGCTTCGCGGCGACGGGAGGGGGCGCGGGCTGCACGCGCGGCCCCGGATCCCACAGCAGCGTGCGGTCGTCGTCGCCGTCGTCGCGCGATACGGCGCGGAACGGATCGCGGTCGGTCATGGCTTCACTTTCGGACAGCGCGCGCTCAGGCGGCGTGCTTCTTCATGATTGGGATACAGCGCGTGCGCGGCGCGGGCGTGCTCGCACCGCTCCGCACGCCTGCCGCCAGCCCGGGCCAGCCGCAGCTGCACGCGGAAGTTGCCGGGGTCGATGGAGGCGGCTCGGCGCATGGAGGCCGTGCCTCCGCTGGCGAACAGTCCCATTCCCGCCAGCTGCGCCCCGCTCCGCGCCGCGCCCGCGCCCGCCGCCAGCGCGGCCACCAGGAGCGCGATCCGCCGCACGGGGAGGGAGACGGCCTGCCGCCCCTCCGGATCCGGCGCCCAGAGCGCGCCGAGCGTGGCCCACACCAGCAGGCTGGGGAGGGCGAGCAGAAGGACGGCATCGAACGCGCCCGCGACGTTTGCCGCCACCAGCGTGGCCAGCAGCGCCGCGGCGGAGAGCGCCTCGTCCGCGTCGCGTGCCCGGATCAGCCGGTGCACCCCGCCGATCGCCCATCCCGCCATCGCCAGCAGCAGCACGCCGAACGCCACGAAGCCGCGCTCCGCCGCCACCGCCACCCAGTCGCTGCTGGGCCACGGGTTGGAGGTCGCGCCCTCCGTGTTGGGATCCAGGGACGGGTCGCGCCGCGCCGCGTACTCCGGATAGCGCACCGCCCAGTTGCCGGGGCCCACGCCGAGCACGGGGTGATGGAGCCCCATCCGCAGCGAGCGCCCGTACTGGATCAGCCGCCCGCGCCCGCTTCCCTCCTGGTAGTTGGCCACACCCTTCACCGACTCCAGGTACGGATTGTCGCTGTTCCACCGCAGCGTGTTGGGGAGCGTGATGGCCGCCGCCACGCCGCCGCCCGCGATGAGAAGAATTCCCGCGCCGCGCAGCCAGGTGCGCCCGTTTCGCCGCAGCGGCCGCGACACCAGCATCGAAAACCCGAAGACGATCACCACGGCACCGAACGCCAGCCACGCCGCGCGCGACCGCGTCAACACCAGCGACGCCGTCACCAGCGCCACACCAATGCCGCCAATGGCGTACCCCGCCCCGCGCCACGCCCGCAGCGCGGACAGCAGGACCAGCGGCAGGCCGAACGCCGCCAGGTGCGCGATGAAGTTGCGGTTGCCCAGCGTGCCGCCGGGCGCGCGGTTCATGGAAAACAGGTCCGTGCGCACGCCGTACGTCTGCGCCAGCGACGTCGCCGCCCCCAGCACCACGGCGGCGGCCAGCGCGGTCAGCAGCGGCCGGGCGAGCCCCGCCTCGCGCACCCCGCGCGCGGCCCAGAAGACGGCCAGCCCGGAGGCAGTCACCGCCACGGCGCGCATGGCAAGCCACACGTTCGCCGCCAGCAGCGCGGAAACGGCGCTCAGCAGCAGAAAGGCCAGCAGCAGCACGTCCACGCGCGTGCCGCGAATGCGACGGATGGCGCCAAGGGTGAGCACGCCGGCCGCCAGCCCGGTCAGGTGAAGGACCAGCTCCTTGGGAACAAAGAAGCGGTCCAGCTCGAACATCTTGTACGTGGACACCGTCAGCACCACCAGCACCGCGCCCAGTTGCAGGACACGGAGCGCGAGACGCTCCGCCGGGCGGGGGCCGGTGGGCGTGGGATAGATGCCGTCGGGAGTGAGGCCGGGATGAACTTCGGACAAGCTGGTGCTCCTGAATGCGGACGCCGGGCGCGAAGCCGTTTGTCCACGTGTGATAAACCGCGGTGTGATGCGCGCTTACGATGCGGGGCGGCGGCGGACGGGCGCCGCACGGGCGAGCAGCGCGCGAAGGTCTTCCTCCGAGCACTCCTGCCACCCCGGCGGAACCGGGGCCAGGCGCCGCTTCCGGTCCCCGCTCTCAAACGCCAGCCACCCCTCCTTGAGGGTGCGGCTCCCTTCGCCGCGGCGGTCCGGGCCGGCGTACTCCTCCCCGCCCGCGGGCGAGATCCCCCGCCGCTCCAGCAGCGACGCGTTGACCGGGATCACCTCCCAGGCCACCCATTCGGCGCCATCGGCGTCACGGAACTGGCGCATGGATCAGCGGCCGGCGGCTGCGGGGATTGAGAGAATGGTCAGATCTCCACGCGCTCGATGGCGTCCGCCGGCTCGTCCCCGGCGTGCATCACGCGCATGAACGCCGGATAGTAGCGGTCACAGACGGCCAGGCTGGCGCCCAGCATGTTCCTCACCATCAGCGGCACCAGCCGGCCGCCTTCCACGTCCACGCTGGTCTTGAAGCGCACTTCGCCGTCGCTGTAGTCCATCTCGAAGTTACCCAGCGGCAGCCCGTAGTTGGCGCGCGTCAGCGCCTCGGCCATGGGGGCGCGCTGCTCTTCGGGAACCAGAAACGGGCAGCGCACGTAGCTGCGGAGCACGCGCGAATCCTCGTTGGCAAAGAAGAAGATGGTGTACACCGCGTGCTTGCCGTGAATGGACAGGCTCAGCCCCGCGCCTTCCGGGTTCGGCGTGTAGGTGTAGCCGTCCTCGTCCAGCGACTCGCTCACCACCTCGATCAGCACTTCGCGCTCGCCGTTTTCCTCGCGGTCGCGCTGCAGTTCGCGCAGAAAGGCATCCACCTCGCTCTCCGCGTCGTCATCCATCGGGTCCGGCTCGGTAAACTCGTCGTCGTTCATCTCAACAGCCTGGTTCGGCGGATTCAGCGAAGGCGGTACGGCTCGCCCGGGCGCGTACCATGCGGCCCCGCCGGTGCTCCACGCAAGTCGGAGCCCCATGGCGTGATGGGATCTGCCTCGGTGGATGAAAAGCGGCCGGGCCCGACACTGCTGCGTGTCGGGCCCGGCCGGAGTGCGCGCTGAGGGATTCGAACCCCCGACCCCCGGTGTGTAAAACCGGTGCTCTAACCAGCTGAGCTAAGCGCGCGGCGTGTGCCTCAGAGAATGATTCCGAGCGGCACCAGGATGGCGAAGCCGAGCACCAGCAGCAGCGGCGCGCCCACCGTGCTAGCCCCCGCCAGCATCACGAATCCGGCGATGATGGACAGCAGGCCGGCCAGCATGAGCGCCGCGTTCAGCGGGCCGAAGCGAAGCGTGCTCTCGTTGTCGGCGGCGGCAATGGCGGGCGCCGCGGTGGCGCGCTGTCGGGTGCGGGTCGGCTCGGGTCTCGGCATGGCGAAATAGTAATGTCTCGGGAGAGAAAAACCAACCCCGGCTCAGCACGAGGTGAGGGTCCGGCGGCGAATCGCGCCTTCCGGCGGCCATCCGCGCCTCCTCTGACGTCAGCCGGCGTACAAAGGATGCCGCGTTCGATGAAGATCGTCATCAAGGTTGGCCGTATCGTCTCCCCGCTGTCGATCGGCGGCGACAAGCGGCCGGGAACGCAGCCCTGTGTGCGGCCGCGACCGGATTGTTCCCGTCCGCGGCTCAGTCGCGCTCGTCGGAGAAGGCCAGCGGGTACTCCACGTTCAGCCCGTCTTCGCGGGGCGGAGGCAGCATCCGGTACTCCTTTTCCATTTCCGCCACGCGCGCGCGGTTGCGCATGCGCCGCGGAATCCACGCGACCATCGCCAGCACTACGGCCAGCGCCCAGACGAATCCCAGGCTGGCGCCCAGCGAAAGCCATCCGTAGCGGGAGCGCACGTCCCTGCCCCACTCGTCCTCCAGCTGCGCCGACGTCATGCCGAACGTGGTGCGGATGGAGCTTTCCAGCGATCCGCTGGCCTGCCAATTCCGCATCAACAGCGCAAAGCCGCGCTCCCCGGTGCGGCGCCGCAGGTGATCCACCGCGGTGGCGCTCAGCAGATAGGCCAGCCGCGCGTCCGCCTCGTCCGACGGCCACTCGATGGACAGCGAATCCAGCGGCGGCGCCCGCCCCGTGAGAAAGGCGACGCGC of Longimicrobium terrae contains these proteins:
- a CDS encoding ATP-binding protein, encoding MSSSGADPVHDDFLPALPRDAGLAAALDGAGVGVVVAGADRRPLHLNRAAAELLGMGDGAPPGPVDAWIHPDDRAAESALHADLVAGVRDDYRTEVRWLRADGGILWVQMSVSRRGTAPFTTATAVVDVTGRRRAAEAAELDRARLAFLSHASEVLASSLDYDATLRAVARLATERLATWCIVSIGTVGERTRTVAHRDPERMRWAEEVTRLFPPDASSATARVFRTGRAEFHPHVGEELLARIARTPEHVDELRALGLTALIIVPIPAGGETAGVITLISAESGRAYTAADLELAEDLGRRAGNAIENARLLRDAERAADRARRLQAFATALNEASSTEQAAEVCVVHGMEALGADAGALGMLVDDGQAFQLLHMRGYPEGSSAQWARWPLSPGKPLSESVIQRTPVLLGSPARMEDAYPGSAAEFARAGTAGFISIPLVSGSRVLAALSFSFARAQEFDPGIETFVATLGGMAAQALERARSYDAERGERAAAEAAAEREREARAEAEAANRAKSEFLANMSHELRTPLNASLGYADLLEMELAGPLTEGQRGYLERIRVSNRHLLGLVEDVLDLSKLSAGRMAVEREPADAAGVIRAALTLVQPQADARRVAVHDRCDGCTFSYVGDEDRVRQVLVNLLSNAVKFTEPGGEVVVDAGTAEAPDAGARLAGSGPWTFFRVRDNGVGIAPEQLESVFLPFVQAETGRTRTHGGTGLGLTISREFARLMGGDLTLRSAPGQGAAFTLWLPARDPAAGAVPARGLARAGEALQADLDRVMRSYVGRMRDDPALPHADGLARVELEDHMAALLADMAQTLVVMEEADETPLESVLLRDGSEFQRMMSERHGEQRARLGWTAQALRREYQILGEEVNAAVQRGVADDALTVQSLGVLGRLLQRAEEIGQAGLREMAPASAPGIVERTRQTLDATRQTLDATRRTLDHVRRRRSARDDEQAE
- the mtgA gene encoding monofunctional biosynthetic peptidoglycan transglycosylase is translated as MTDRDPFRAVSRDDGDDDRTLLWDPGPRVQPAPPPVAAKPPRKKRGIGFRIARYALIAFAGYYLFCVVLLVAYRFVNPPTTGVQMQRRVESWFSSDEYQKRRSFVALKDLPRHVPRAVIAAEDGRFREHHGYDWEEMTRATGEARSGTRFRGASTLTQQLVKNLFGCACRNPIRKVYDLTLTPAAELILGKDRILELYLNQVEWGRGGVFGIDAGAREHYDRGARRLTRTQAAGMAALLPNPRQRTPRNTPQYRADILRRMSHRGW
- a CDS encoding O-antigen ligase family protein, producing the protein MSEVHPGLTPDGIYPTPTGPRPAERLALRVLQLGAVLVVLTVSTYKMFELDRFFVPKELVLHLTGLAAGVLTLGAIRRIRGTRVDVLLLAFLLLSAVSALLAANVWLAMRAVAVTASGLAVFWAARGVREAGLARPLLTALAAAVVLGAATSLAQTYGVRTDLFSMNRAPGGTLGNRNFIAHLAAFGLPLVLLSALRAWRGAGYAIGGIGVALVTASLVLTRSRAAWLAFGAVVIVFGFSMLVSRPLRRNGRTWLRGAGILLIAGGGVAAAITLPNTLRWNSDNPYLESVKGVANYQEGSGRGRLIQYGRSLRMGLHHPVLGVGPGNWAVRYPEYAARRDPSLDPNTEGATSNPWPSSDWVAVAAERGFVAFGVLLLAMAGWAIGGVHRLIRARDADEALSAAALLATLVAANVAGAFDAVLLLALPSLLVWATLGALWAPDPEGRQAVSLPVRRIALLVAALAAGAGAARSGAQLAGMGLFASGGTASMRRAASIDPGNFRVQLRLARAGGRRAERCEHARAAHALYPNHEEARRLSARCPKVKP
- a CDS encoding YbjN domain-containing protein, which produces MNDDEFTEPDPMDDDAESEVDAFLRELQRDREENGEREVLIEVVSESLDEDGYTYTPNPEGAGLSLSIHGKHAVYTIFFFANEDSRVLRSYVRCPFLVPEEQRAPMAEALTRANYGLPLGNFEMDYSDGEVRFKTSVDVEGGRLVPLMVRNMLGASLAVCDRYYPAFMRVMHAGDEPADAIERVEI
- a CDS encoding peptidase MA family metallohydrolase — protein: MSVLYAPRHALLAREAAAQARTPVPLPGFGPVAAADSTVIILAPTPAAFAEATGGRAPEWAGGVAIPSLRRIVIPAYPLPGVDRRQADAILRHELVHLALHERLPGAIPRWFDEGYAEVASGSWDSSEGWALRVAFLTGRAPPLDSLSIEWPSDEADARLAYLLSATAVDHLRRRTGERGFALLMRNWQASGSLESSIRTTFGMTSAQLEDEWGRDVRSRYGWLSLGASLGFVWALAVVLAMVAWIPRRMRNRARVAEMEKEYRMLPPPREDGLNVEYPLAFSDERD